ATCGTTTAATCCAAAAGATATGTACTCGATTGCTTTTTGTTTAATATTGGTCAGTGTCATATTTTTCTTTATAAGTATTGTAAGTGTTGGTGGGATTCCTATTTTAAAACCATCGATAAGGTATCTTTTAAAACCAGCATTAACAATGCCGGTATTTTTAATAATACCTGGAACTTGCATATTAGCTAGTGTTTATTTAAACAAATTTCAAAGGAAAATAATTAATTTTTCACAAGTTAGATTTAGATTCTTATTATTGTTAATAATTAACTGTGCAATTTTATTAATTTTAGGATATAGGACACCACTACTTGCAGCATTTCTTGTAATAATTATAATAGGTTACTATGGAAATATCATTTCAACATGGGAAGTTGTAATTGGTGCACTAATTGGTATATGTGCAATAATAGGAATTGGTTATTTTAGATCACTTGGTGAATTAACAATCACCTCAGCAACCAGTCCATTATACACCTTACAAAGCAGAGCAGATTTTACACTACATGTATTAAACTTACTTGACATTATTGGAGGAAACTTTGGCTCAACACATGGTCAAATATTAGCAGGATCCATACCTGGAAGTGAACTTGGACCTAGAATGCTTGTTGGAAAATTAATAGCATGGAGAAGTGAAGTTACTGTTACACCAACTTTAATTGGACAAATGGTAGCTGACTTTGGAAAAATCGGAGTAGCTATTGAAATGTGTATTTTAGGATTTATTCTTGGAATTGGATTTAAAATAATAAAAATCACGAATGATTATTTTTATATAGGAATTTATAGCCTAATTTTAACTTACAGCATATTAGGAGTTGAAACTGGAATATTAGATATTCAAGTTTTAGGATACTTTGCAATTAGTATTTTTATTTATACCACCTGCATAATTAAAAACAAATCTTAAGCTCATTTATAAAAAGTATTACTAATTTTAAAAATAATAAAAAAAAGTATTACTTTAATAATCTTTATATATCAATAAAAAAGAAATATATACACTATCAAGGGATATATAGGAATTATTAAACATTAAACTTAATAAATCTCCCATTTAACTTGATATTTTTTGATATGACTAAAAAAATTGTATAAAAAATAATACTTATATATTTGAAAAAGTAGAAAAAGTATTACTTTTATTTTATGGAGGAAAAATAAAATGCACATACCTGATGGATTTATCCCAATTGCACAGTGTTTAATATACTACATAATATTAATCGTAGCATTATACTTTTCTGTCAAATGGGCTAAAAACAATCTTGATGAAAAACGTATTCCTCTTTTAGCAGTACTTGCTGCTGGTATTTTTGCAATCATGTCCATGAACATGCCAATTCCATTTGGTACTAGTGGACACATGGTTGGTGGAGCATTAGTTGCAATTGTGTTCCTTGCACCAGAAGCTGCTGTACTCGTTTTCACTGTAGTATTACTTATTCAAGCATTAATATTTGGTGATGGAGGAATTACTGCTTTAGGAGCAAATGTATTAAATATGGCAATCGTTGGAGGATTTGTTGGATTATTCACCTTCAAAGGCTTAGAAAAAAGTTTAGGAAAATATCCTGCTGCTGGAATTGCTGCATGGTTAGCTACTGTTATTGCTGCACTAGCATGTGCTATTGAAATGGGTATTGCTGGAACATTCCCAATGAATGTTGGTATTCCATCCATGGTATTATACCACTTCTTTATTGGAATAATTGAAGCTGTTTTAACAGTAATTGTTATTGCAGCATTAGACAAATTCAGACCAGATTTACTATCTTGGAAAGGAGATGCATAAAATGGATCAAAAAGACAAATATTTAATTGCTGTTGCTATTGTAATTTGTATTGTTATCAGCTGTCTTTCACCATATATAGCATCTGGTGATCCAGACGGGCTTGAAAAATCTGCAGAAGACTCTGGAGTCGCTGAAGATTTTTCAATTGAAGAAATAAACGGCATACCTGATGCCTTATTCCCTGATTATGCCTTTGCTGATGCGCCTGATGATCAAACTTTACAAATTGTTGCACTGATTATCGGTACTATCGTGACTTTAGGATTAGGATATATTGTCGGTATTGCTGTAAAAAAATAGAAATTAAATTTTTTTAATTTCTATCTTTCATTTTTTAAAAAAAATAGGGAACATAATGCCTAATATAATACAAATAATACGTTTTGATGATTTAGCTTCAATGGACAGCCCTATACATAATTTAGAAGGACGAATCAAATTAATTTCAACTGTTTTTATAATAATTGTATGTGTCATATCCAAGGAACTTATAGTACCAATAATATTTGAAATATTCTTGCTTATTATATTAAAAATAGCTAAATTGTCCTACATAGATTCATTTAAACGATTATTACTTTTACTACCTTTTGGTGGATTTATTATAATATTTCAACCATTTATCCAACCTGGAAATATAATATTCAGTTACAATTGGATACATATTAGTGATGTTGGTTTAAATTGGGGAATATTACTACTTACACGTATGATTACAACATTAACTGCTATTATTATTTATTCATCAACAACTTCCCTTCAAGAAATGGCTAGCTCTTTTAGAAAATTAAAAATGCCAAGAGATTTAGCTATGATTCTCTCAATTATGGTTAGATTTTTATTTTTATTCGTTGATGAACTTGCAGCTATTAGAAAATCACAAAAATCAAGAAACTTTAATATACATGCTAAAAATATAGACTACAAATGGAGAGTTAAACAAGTAGGATATACAATAGGAATGATGTTTTTAAAAGCATATGAACAAGGAGAAAGAGTTCATAAAAGTATGATAAGTCGTGGTTTTTCAGATACTTCAGAAATGTTTAATGAAAAGAAAAAAGCAGAAAAAACTGATTATTTTTATTTGATTGTAATCATGATTCTAACTATTATTATTGAGATTATTCTATTTAAATATTCAGGGAAATTAGGTTACTTTGGAGAAAATATTGCAATTAATTAGAGGTTTAAAATGACAGATATTCACTTAGCAACAAAAAATTTATCGTTCATATATCCTGATGGAACTAAAGCACTTAAAAATGTAAATATTGAAATTAAAAGAGGAGAAAAAATAGCTATTATCGGACCTAACGGTGCAGGAAAATCAACACTATTTTCTCACTTCAATGGTTTAAGTGAACCTACATCTGGACATGTTGAAATTGATGGTGAAAAAGTTGAATATAAAAAAGAAAAGCTTCTTCAAGTAAGACAAAAAGTAGGAATTGTATTTCAAGATCCAAATGACCAGTTATTTGCTCCAACTGTTAAGGAAGATATAGCTTTTGGACCTATGAATTTAGGTTTAGATTATGACGAAGTAGAAAAACGAATAGACGAATCATTAAAAATGGTAGGTATGGAAGGCTTTGAAAATAAAACACCTCATCATTTAAGTGGAGGTCAGCAAA
This DNA window, taken from Methanobrevibacter oralis, encodes the following:
- a CDS encoding oligosaccharide repeat unit polymerase family protein codes for the protein MSEIYYALTSTVNKISDRIHESFLFSTIIFILTFFEDKWVNSYFKKFYPSKNFLSFLNKSQILKFHIFNPLIVLFVFALFLLLSLNSISDSLAITLAIGFISFLIGSAILPKFFLNNNKNYLSFNPKDMYSIAFCLILVSVIFFFISIVSVGGIPILKPSIRYLLKPALTMPVFLIIPGTCILASVYLNKFQRKIINFSQVRFRFLLLLIINCAILLILGYRTPLLAAFLVIIIIGYYGNIISTWEVVIGALIGICAIIGIGYFRSLGELTITSATSPLYTLQSRADFTLHVLNLLDIIGGNFGSTHGQILAGSIPGSELGPRMLVGKLIAWRSEVTVTPTLIGQMVADFGKIGVAIEMCILGFILGIGFKIIKITNDYFYIGIYSLILTYSILGVETGILDIQVLGYFAISIFIYTTCIIKNKS
- the cbiM gene encoding cobalt transporter CbiM; its protein translation is MHIPDGFIPIAQCLIYYIILIVALYFSVKWAKNNLDEKRIPLLAVLAAGIFAIMSMNMPIPFGTSGHMVGGALVAIVFLAPEAAVLVFTVVLLIQALIFGDGGITALGANVLNMAIVGGFVGLFTFKGLEKSLGKYPAAGIAAWLATVIAALACAIEMGIAGTFPMNVGIPSMVLYHFFIGIIEAVLTVIVIAALDKFRPDLLSWKGDA
- a CDS encoding PDGLE domain-containing protein, whose translation is MDQKDKYLIAVAIVICIVISCLSPYIASGDPDGLEKSAEDSGVAEDFSIEEINGIPDALFPDYAFADAPDDQTLQIVALIIGTIVTLGLGYIVGIAVKK
- the cbiQ gene encoding cobalt ECF transporter T component CbiQ, which translates into the protein MPNIIQIIRFDDLASMDSPIHNLEGRIKLISTVFIIIVCVISKELIVPIIFEIFLLIILKIAKLSYIDSFKRLLLLLPFGGFIIIFQPFIQPGNIIFSYNWIHISDVGLNWGILLLTRMITTLTAIIIYSSTTSLQEMASSFRKLKMPRDLAMILSIMVRFLFLFVDELAAIRKSQKSRNFNIHAKNIDYKWRVKQVGYTIGMMFLKAYEQGERVHKSMISRGFSDTSEMFNEKKKAEKTDYFYLIVIMILTIIIEIILFKYSGKLGYFGENIAIN
- a CDS encoding energy-coupling factor ABC transporter ATP-binding protein; protein product: MTDIHLATKNLSFIYPDGTKALKNVNIEIKRGEKIAIIGPNGAGKSTLFSHFNGLSEPTSGHVEIDGEKVEYKKEKLLQVRQKVGIVFQDPNDQLFAPTVKEDIAFGPMNLGLDYDEVEKRIDESLKMVGMEGFENKTPHHLSGGQQKRIAIAGIVAMRPEIMILDEPTAGLDPEGVNKVLNILNKLNKEGMSIVISSHDIEMVNEFAEKIFVLYNGEIIAQGNKNEIFTNKELLKKAQLKTPVTTEILYKLKENGLNVNVEKLTINEVCEEIIKVKKIN